CCTCCCCACACACCACTCACCTCCTGCACTCTGCTGCCCTCGGCCATGGCTTCCAGAggaccccacacacacaccaatggAGGCCACGGCAGGAAAGAACCCAGCACCCTTCCCCCTCCTGTCGGGTCCCTCCGCAGGGCCACCCCTCACTCTCAGGCCTCGCTGCTGTAGGAACCTCCGTCTTACCTTCTTGGGAGATCTCAGGGCCTGGGGCACCCAGTAGGGCATCGCAGCCTGATCCCTAGGCACTGGGAGGCGGCCCCCAAAGTGGTGGCACAGGCAGAGGCATGACTTGGTGGCTTTGGGGATACAAAACCGCACCATCTTTTGGATCtaacagaggaagggaagagaaggtcCAAAGGGAGATGGAGCCACACCCCAGACAACTTAGTGTGGGAGACAGGGCCCTGGGGACCTCCTCTTCTACATTCCTCCCACAAGCACACCCCAACCTCCTGGCTGAGGGAGCACGGTCTCTCCCTCACCACATTCCCAGGGGCGGGCGGCACGAGGACCTGGTGGTCCTCCTGCCCTTATTACCCAACGCCTGCACCTCTGTAGGCAGATGTGGCACCGTGGCAAGACACACAGTCTGAGGCGGGAGACCTGGCTCTGTCCTGAGCCCGGCAGCCTCCAGGAGCAACCCTTGGGCACAActttagcctctctgagtctcagcgtCCTTGGCTATAAAGAGGGCTCTGCCAGCATTTTGACAACATTGGTCAGAGTCTAAAATGGACTGTtattgatccagcaattccactcctgggactGCATCCTAGGAGGACACGGGTGTGTTTGCAAAACAACGTAAGCACAAGATCACTCATCACAGCACTGGCTGTAGTGACTGAACAGCCTGAATGCCCGTCAATAAGGGACAATCAATGACGGGACAGGAGACAAGAGGAAATAGGGTGGCCTTTAGAAAGAACAAGGTGGACCTGTCTGTCCTGACATGGGATGAACGCAGAGACACGATGTTAAGTGGGAAATGCAGCCTCGTGAGTACGGTATGCTACCAtctgcatttttgtttatttatttatttattaataatataagctcattctttactttttatttttattcatttatttatttttttagcaagattagccctgagctaacatctactgccaatcctcccctctttgctgaggaagactggccctgagctaacctctgtgcccatcttctactttatatgtaagacgcctgccacagcatggcttgccaagtggtgccatgtctgcacccgggatccgaactggcgaaccccgggacgccaaagcagaacgtgtgcacttaactgctgcaccaccgggccggccccctgcatttttaaaggaaagaatatatgTGCAATTTTCCTTGTATATGAGTTATGGGGGGTCACACTCTTGCCCCAATTCCTCACTCCTCCCCGTGGCTTTGCCCTTTGCCCTGCCACTCTGCAGTTCCTTCCAGGAGAGGGACAGGGTGGAGCCCACCCCTTGACTTTAGTTAGATCATGTGCTGGTCTGgcaataaaataaagaggaagtgACAGCAGCTGGTTCCGGGCCAGGCCGAAGGGGCCTTGCAGGTTTCCAGCTGCTCTTGCATCTCTGCCAAGGCTACGAGGAGACCACGCCTGGGCCAGGTCCCCTGCCTCGAGACCAGGGGCAAGTGGAGGCAAGCTGCCCAGCAGAGCGCCCTCAGACTCAGGAGCAACGGCAGCGACTGTGGTTTCAAGCTGGGTGTTTGGGCGACTTGTGGTCCATCACTAGTGAAAGAACACACACGGAAACCTCCGGAAGGACACACAAGGAAGccttggggggaggggctgggcaacAGGGGAGGGAGAATCAGGCTCGCGATGCCTCCTTCTACTGCTGCGACTTGCCAGCAGGTGCTCATGTCCCACATTCTAAGAAATAATAACGACTTTTGAGTGGACGCTCTGCCAGGAGAACTGGACTACagcatgtgtgtgaatgtgccACAAAGCACAGACGGCCCTGCAGGCAGAGGGGATGTGAAGGCTCAGACAAAGCAGGAGTCCCAAGGCCTGGAGACCCCAGGGACCCCGTCCACCTCTGTGCCTCTTGCCGCCAGGGCACGGGGCACCTCCCACCTGCAGCCCTTTGCCCCGAAGACAAGCAGCTGTCCAGTTCTACCCAGTCCGCCAGCACCTGCTACACGTGTTCTCCACAGCCGGCACCGCGCCAGGGGCAGACGCGACCCCGGCCCGCCCATGGCAGCTCACGAGGAAGCACCGTCCAGCATGAGAGAATAAACGCCGGGAGGTgggggagcagaggggctgggagaACATCAGGGCGATGAGGCTGTCCGAGAAAGGGCCACTGAGCCAGGTGGCGGAGGTGGGGGAGCAGCAGGTGCCGGTTTGAGGCCTCCAAGGACATGGGTAACAGGACTAGCTGCACCGGGCAGACCTCACGGGTTACCCACGCAGCAATCATTTCCTCCCTCTGGTTAAAACAACCCAATTTTGCCCATGGGGCAAAGAGCTCAGTCCCAAGGGACCAGCATGAGCCAGTCAGGGCTTTGCCAGGAAGGGGTCTGGGGGTGaggacaaagagatggaagagagTCAGCTGGGGCTCTGGGAATGTTTTATCCCCGATAAGAAAGAGAGGATGGGAGAGCAAGCCTTCTATGCCGCCTGAAAAAGGACGACCTTGGAAACACTCAGTTTCTGCCATGTGCATCACAGTGAAGAAAGAAACCCATAGCCACCATCTGGAGACACTAAAGGTGACAGCACCAACACTCGAGCAGAAGGATGAAGAGTCTGggaccttgaagacattgttAAGCCATAAACCAACCCTGGagactcctctccctcccaaagaCCCTGGCAGAAACCACCGCCCATCAGTCTCTTTTCACCTGAGCCTAACCCCTCCCTCTGATGGAACAGGAGGCCAGGGGCAAGTGGAAAAGGGGCTGGAGAACCAAGCAGGGGCAAGATCGGGAAGGGCCCCAGGAGTCATGTCAGGGAGTCTGGGCCATATTCCAAGGGAAATGGGGAGCCACGGGGGAGTGACAGGACCCAATCCACAGTTTTCAAAGCTCACCAGCAGTCGGAAATGGACAGTGAGAGCTAgagagggtggaggcagggaaacCAGCTGGGAGGCTGGGGCCGTCACCACGATGGGACGTGCTGGGCACCCTGACTTCTACGTTCCTTCCACCCTGCTCAGGGTCATCTCCTCCCTGATGCCCAGCAGCACAACTCAGTGAAGCGAGTCCTGGACCCAGACCAGAGCCCTGGACTCTAATCCCCGATCTGCCGGGGACTGACCGTGTGGCCTTCGATaagcccctcttcctctctggacctcagtttgcCCACCTGCTAAAGAGGATGATACTACTTACCCTGCCTGACTTTCGAATGACACAGTGACCACCAGCAGGGACTGAGGCTATCATCACTGCCTAGAACACTGTGACTCAGTCACCCTGATGCCACTGACCCCTTGGAGAgtccattaaaaaacaagagatgAGAGATTTGACATTCTATAATCACTGCAGAGTCTACTGACATCAAAAGGGTAATAGGAGAAGATTATGAACTATATTATGCCAACAAATTCAACAACACTGATGTAATGCACATTCTAACTCTTGaagttcactcaagaagaaatggatgacCTGAATGGCTGTGTCCACGAAGAAAATGACATCTGTAGTTAAAAACCTTTCCACACAGGAAGCTGCAGGCCCACAGGGCTTCACTGGCAAATTCGACCAAAtgctcaaagaagaaataataccaagtcTATGCAActtcttccagaaaactgaaaatgaggGAATACTTCCCCACTCACTTTACAAATCCAGCATTAATATAGCACGTCTAAGTGGGGTTTATCCTAGGAAAAGTTGGCTTAACTTTTGAGAACCAATCAATGCAATTCATCAtattaaagcaaaaaagaaaaaccatatgatgaTTTCAATAGATACAGGaaaaatccaacattcatttctgataaaaactctcagcctACTAGGAATAGCAGGGAACTTCCTCGGCCTGATAAGAGGCATGTAAatttacagctaacatcatgcttaatggtgaaaaccAGAATGCTGTCTTCtaagatcaagaaaaagacaaggctgtctgtctccccactctATTCAACagtgtactggaagttctagccagtgtattaggcaagaaaaataaatacaaggcatccagattggaaaggaagaaataaaaccatttctatctgcagatgacatgatcatctatgtagaaaatccaatggaatctataaaaaagaGGTGCTAGAATAAATGAGTTTAGTAATATTGTGCAACAcaagatcaaaatacaaaaatcaatggtAGTTCTGAATACAAGCAATCAGCAATcagaaactgaatttaaaaaacagtgatcaaaaatatgaaatagttatgaataaatatgacaaaagataagcaaaacctgtatactaaaaaccaaaaaatattactgagagatattaaagaagatctaaataaatacagAGATTACCATGTTCATGAGtcagaaaactcaatattgttaagaagaCAATCCTCTTCAAATTGATCTACATAGATGATCCCAATCGAAATCTCAGTAGAacattttggtagaaattgacaaactgattctaaaattcacatggaaatgcaaagaccCTACAATCAggaactttgaaaaagaaaaacaacattggAGAACTAATGTTACCTGATTTCCAGACTTTTcttaaagccacagtaatcaagacagttgGCACTGGCATGAAGATAGACGAGCAGAGCAGAATACAGAtcagaaacagacccaaacaTATATGgataactgatttttgacaaaggtgcaaaggcaagtcagtggagaaaggatgatCTTTACAACTCATGACGTTAGAACAACTGGAGCTCCACAcgcaaaaaaatgaacttcaatccGTATCATACACATATCTTGTATATGGCCATatcatgccatatacaaaaattaacttaaaatgggccaaagatctaaacataaactgcaaaccataaaacttctagaagaaaacataggagaaacaCTTCTGACCTTGGGTTAAGTGAAGCCTTCTTAGAAATGCTTAGAAAGCATGACCAATGCTGTGCTGGGGACCGGCACATCTAAGCAAGATCCAGAAAAGATCAAATTGATATATTAGACTTCATCAAatcttaaaacttctgctctttgaaagacactaataagagaataaaaagacaagacaaagacggagaaaacattttcaagttgaatatctgataaagaacttgtatccagaatatacaaagaactctcacaCCTcggtaataaaaaaaatacccaataggggccggccccgtggccgagtggttaagttcgcgcgctccaccataggtggcccagggtttcgtcagttcaaatcctgggcgcggacatggcaccgctcatcgagccatgctgaggcggcgtcccacatgccacaactagaaggacccacaactaagaacatataACTATGTgcctgggggctgtggggagaaaaaggaaaaaaataaaatctttaaaaaaaaaatacccaatttccctaaatgggcaaaatatttgaatggaCACATATCAAGTAAGATATGCAGATGATAAAAGCATATGAAGAGACcctcaacatcattagttgttatggaaatacaaattgcaaccacaatgagatacacaCCTATTAAGATAGCCACAATTAAAAAGATTGACCAAAGCAAGTGTTAGCGAAGATGTGGAGGAACCGGAACTTCACCCACTACTGGAGGAAATGCAAAatgcacaaccactttggaaaatggctgacagtttcttaaaaagttaaacatacacctaccacaTGATGcagaaattccattcctaggtatccCACCAAGAAAAATGAAGGTGTGTTCACACAAACACttctacacaaatgttcatagcagctttatttgtagtagACAAAACTGGAAATGCTCCAAATGTCCttcactggatgaatggataaactgcgGTCTATTCACACAATAGAACACcactcagccctaaaaaggaatgaactacggACACACGCCACCACGTGGATGCATCTCAAAAGTAAccgtgctgagtgaaagaagccagacaaaaagagtgcaaactatatgattccatttatataaaattcaagaaaaggcaaactaatctatagggacagaaacagataagtggttgcctggggacTACAGGGCAGACAGGGTTGGGTGGCattacaaaggggcacaaggaaacctTTTAGGGTTCTGGGGATGTAtgttatcttgattgtggtagtggtttCATGGGTGCATACATATTCAAGACATCAAATTGCACACTTTACATATATGCAGTTTATCATGTCAATAATATCTCCATAAATCtggtttaaaaaatcacaaactgTCTcccagaaacttaaaaatatcattcaCCTAATACTTATGACTCTGAGGGATGTCTGGTCCCCTGAAATTCACCCTGGACCCAGGTAAAGAACTCCCAGTTCAGGTCACCTACCTGCTTTCGGGGTCTCAGGGACAGAGGGACCCAGTAAGGCAGCACCGCCTCAGCCCTGGGCACCGGCAGACGGCCCCCGAATTTGGTCTGGCACTCACAGCAGACGGCCTCTTGGAGAATAGTGCTGGGGACAGGGCACATCTGAGCAAGAGCCAGAAAAGAGAGTTGAAGGTGATGCTGCATTTACAATGGGAGCCAAGGAGCTCTCTGGAATACTAAGTCAATGCTCAGAGGAAGCCTGGGTTGAGACAGGGCATCCGGGAGCAGGGACAGTGGCCTCAGCTCCTGCAGCTCAGAAAGAGCCAGGCTACCACGGCTGCCCCGTGACCCTCCAAAGTCGTTTAGAGGGGGACCACTAGAGCGTGCAGACCAGGAGGCTGGGATTTGTGACAATTACCGTGCACAAATCTCAGGTTCCCCCTCTGAAAATGGGGAAATACACCCGGCTCTAGTGGGGACATGACTGCCCTTTTTGTGGTTATCTGTGTCAATCTGCATACAGGGCTTCCACATCCATCTGATGTGGTCCCCATCGCACCTacagacaggaaggaggggaaggcatCCTCTCCAGGGGCAGATGAAGCAGCTGATGCCCACTGCGGGTACACTAAGGGGCCGCGTTGGCTCTCCCAGGCCGCCTGAATCCCTGTCTCAAGGTGTCATGAGGAGTTGGGTGAGAGGAGGCAGCGGGTGAGGCCATATAGAGATTTTGCAGGCTCGGTGATGCCCCTGCAACCATGGACTCCTGTGTCTGACACGTTCTCTCATGAGATGCTCCTTCTGGACCCACAttctctgctctccccaccccacaggggCGTGTCAGGGCGTGTCAGCATAGTGGACGGTCTGCTTTCCTTACCACACGATCTGTGAGACACACTTCTTTCCTAAAGGTTTGAAATGTGCTCCtcctagaaaaaaagaacaagaaagcttAGAAAGTTCTGGGCTTTGTGTAAACTGGGGGGGCAGGGGTGCTAAGGTGAGGGCCTGGGCCAGCCTTCTTGGAACTGACCCATATCATTAAATCCCAGGGGTAGAAGGGGTCATCCTTCTGAGGCCaagaggaggcaggaagtgaTGACAGAAGCAGTGTGTGCAAGCTCCCAGATGTCAGACTGCTGTGGAATCCTGCATTCCCGAATCTACTTGCTTCTGGCACACTCCAGCTAAACTTGTGCTAGGCCCTTCAGGAACATCCAACCTGACGAGAACCTTCCAAGACGTGGAGCTGCCAACCACATCATCTAAGATGCTTCATCAGACGCCCCAAGCTTACTTGCAATACTAAAGAGAAATGTTCTGAAAACTGTACATTTAATGAAACTCCTGGTATAAAAACCCGGGTGCTTTGTCTCTGGGATGACAAAACATTTGAGGCTAAACAGACCGTTACTGTTCCCCACTCTCCCCCCCAACAAACTGCTACAAGGTCGGTCATATGGAGAGTGTCCAGAGGGCATGAATCCAACACCAAGCGAAGCCTGGTGGCCCTGACGGCGATGTGTCAAAGTGCTTTGTAACATGCAAACTGGAAGAGTGggacatttttgtttcattgttataACAATCATGATTATTGCAGCTTCATTACAGCAACAGCTTCAGGTCAATGAGCTCAACCCTCCCAGCTGATGCCTGAACACAGTAATGACAGCTTTGCTGTTTGGGGGGtcagggggttggggagggacaCTCATCCCAGTCCAATGAGTCCAAGCGGGTGCGAATCCCCCACTCCGCGCCCAAAGCCGAGGCCCAGCTCCTCTCAGATATCGGCTCAGAATGGTGTCCTAACTCAAGTCGGCCCAAGGAAACTCATTCTGGGGCTCAGGGCTGAAATTACTAGGAAAGAGAATCTCCTTTTCTGTTGAGGTTGTAAGCTTCCAGAGGTCTTGGTGGTCATCTTGCCTCCGGGAGGGAAGCCAGCACACAGGAAAGCAAACTGAGAAATGGAAGCAGTCCTTGACCCCAGTCCTTGAGCATCCGGATACATCCATGCCTGAAGACCCGCCCCAGACATTCTCACTAAAACAATAAATTGTCCTTTGTGCTTATGTCGATGCAGGTGTGGTCCCTGTCCTATGTGGTACAAGCTACTACTGGGACCGGGGTTCACAAGCTCTCCCAGGTGATTCGGGGGCGCTGGGGCTCCCCCAGGTGTGGTGTCCCCGGCCCGGCCTGCGAGACTCGGGGACGCACTTGCCCGTCACGACGCGCTCGGAGTGCGAGTGAGCGCTGACAGACCAAGCGGGCACCGGAGGGCTCCCGGAAGTGCCCGCCGCGGCTCAAATAAGGtcgtggtgatggtggtgacgaTGACCATGGTGACGAGAGGGACGAAAGCCGGGGCTGGCTCCCACGCGCGCCACTCGTACGCTAAGGAGCGCTCTCAAACGCAAGCAAGGCGCCGACCCCCGAAGCTCCTCCCCTTCCGCTCGCCCCACTCCGAGATCGGGCCCTTCCGCTTCTGCTCGCACGGCCCCACCCCGCTGATTGGTCCGCGCTCAGCCAATCAGACGCTTCCTTCTAGGCATGTGCACTTAGCTGGCGGCTGATTGGCCCCTGGATGCACAGGCCTCGGGGTCGCGGGTCAGCGGGTCAGCAGGGCTGGATAGACCTGAAGCGGAGCGCAGGAGAAACCCGGCGCAGGAGACTCCTCGCGCGGTTCTCCCGCAGTCGGCCCCGGAAGCTGCCCTCCCCCGAGCCGGGAAACCCACTCACCATTTCCGACGGGTGGGCCTGCGGGGCCGCAGGGCGCGCCAGCCGGGGCCTCGGTCccctggaaagagagaaagaggtgggTCCGCTTCCCCGCTGCCGTGCGGTGGCGGAACGGCGGCTCGGGGCCGGTTTCGGGAAGGACAGAGCACCTCTGAATATCGCACGCCGTGCTGGGGACGCACTTGTGTTTAAAGTCGTTGGTTGTGTTTCGGAAATGCAGATCTAAGTGGGCGATCCGCATTGCACTGCTAAATCTGCAACCCGACCGATGGGCTCACAGTGTGACTTTTAGAGAAATGCGTGGGTCTTGAGCAACCTGGGGTTTAAAAGGCCACGGAATTCAAAACCGCTGTCCTCCAGAGGGTCCCAGTGCTGTTTGAACTCTCTGgcctgtcttcctctgcctcttagtctccccttcctccaccctcGCTCCTGCCGCGCGCACGTGTGCGCTCGGGACAGTTGCTGAAATGCAGAGGCCTTAAGTCTTCACATTTTCCTAAAACGAAATGCTTTCTGCCTATGTTCCTTTACTTTAT
This genomic window from Equus przewalskii isolate Varuska chromosome 3, EquPr2, whole genome shotgun sequence contains:
- the C3H16orf95 gene encoding uncharacterized protein C16orf95 homolog isoform X3, translated to MCPVPSTILQEAVCCECQTKFGGRLPVPRAEAVLPYWVPLSLRPRKQIQKMVRFCIPKATKSCLCLCHHFGGRLPVPRDQAAMPYWVPQALRSPKKVVRRQQSFQGVQETLLDLCSRYNRWRICCDRHVLLKWQHLQALYQDEPMALGRGGSPPASLLPLLPLSLSLLTLLQAVLRVMVAIRQFF
- the C3H16orf95 gene encoding uncharacterized protein C16orf95 homolog isoform X2; the protein is MKPVTPGGKGDRGPGWRALRPRRPTRRKWRSTFQTFRKEVCLTDRVMCPVPSTILQEAVCCECQTKFGGRLPVPRAEAVLPYWVPLSLRPRKQIQKMVRFCIPKATKSCLCLCHHFGGRLPVPRDQAAMPYWVPQALRSPKKKPSWTCAPGTTAGGSAATGTSSSSGSTCRPFTRMSRWPWGGEEAPQPLCCLSCPSASAC
- the C3H16orf95 gene encoding uncharacterized protein C16orf95 homolog isoform X1 → MKPVTPGGKGDRGPGWRALRPRRPTRRKWRSTFQTFRKEVCLTDRVMCPVPSTILQEAVCCECQTKFGGRLPVPRAEAVLPYWVPLSLRPRKQIQKMVRFCIPKATKSCLCLCHHFGGRLPVPRDQAAMPYWVPQALRSPKKVVRRQQSFQGVQETLLDLCSRYNRWRICCDRHVLLKWQHLQALYQDEPMALGRGGSPPASLLPLLPLSLSLLTLLQAVLRVMVAIRQFF